The following proteins are co-located in the Candidatus Eremiobacterota bacterium genome:
- a CDS encoding DUF433 domain-containing protein, translating into MDLGASLERDPETLAGAIRVKGTRLSVDFLLGLFEQGWTEQDVLASYPQLTPVALQAVFALARRSLQNEQLIPLAS; encoded by the coding sequence ATGGACCTAGGGGCAAGTCTCGAGCGGGACCCTGAGACGCTCGCCGGCGCCATTCGCGTCAAGGGAACGCGTTTGTCGGTCGACTTTCTGCTTGGTCTGTTCGAGCAAGGCTGGACCGAGCAGGATGTGTTGGCGAGCTATCCTCAGCTGACGCCGGTAGCGCTGCAAGCGGTCTTTGCTTTGGCGAGGCGATCGCTCCAGAACGAGCAATTGATTCCCCTCGCATCGTGA
- a CDS encoding efflux RND transporter permease subunit has product MVDFFLRRPIFASVFSLVILLVGLISIPTLPIAQFPNIAPPTITVTAVYQGASAEAVESSVTTPLEEAINGVQGLRYIQSSSGSDGTSQITATFNLDRNLDQAANDVQNAVNLAQGRLPNEVKQIGVTVSKNAGTFVAALGVYSSDSRWDAAYLTNFLETNVVNDLKRISGVSDVFVFGERKYAMRLWVDPKRLADNGLTAGDVVTALQAQNVQVAAGAIGAPPTNGHQPYEYSVRATGRLHDSTEFANIILRTNPDGGYVKVKDVGRVVLGAETYAGTLWFDGQNSIGLGILQLSTGNALQVSQQVRTTMDRLSEKFPPGVHYKIAFDSADFVAESIREVVITLLIAIGLVVLVIFLFLQDWRTTLIPAMTIPVSLIGTFFLMKLFGFSINTLTLFGLTLATGLVVDDAIVVIENIARFIQEKGMPPLEGAREAMSEITGAVLASSLVLLAVFVPVAFFPGTTGQLYKQFALTIACSITISLFCALTLTPVLSSLLLGRTVRTQRGFFRPVNAAIGGIRSGYHHALPWIMRRRGLTLAVFAVLLAATGYLYVTTPTGFVPDEDQGFAIITAQLPEGSSIDQTHVVQKDIEQVLKQQPEITDVFDVAGFSFTGSGSNKITMFIRLAPWSERRGTDHTVAAVLQRVNIHLFSDFKFRHPDAFAAAFQPPSVPGLGFQAGFFYELEDRANQGIPALEQTAKNYLIYPSYAPNSPVANVFTTFRTDKPTLLTDVDRAKALSLGVSLPSLFNTMQVYLGSVYVNDFDLNGKSYRVYVQADTPYRALVSDLNKIYVKSSTPPLVNGQPVETPPIPLTALVNVSETKAPPVITHFNLYRSIEINGGAKPGHGTGEGIAFMDNLASRLPPGYATEWSGISREQVEGGAQAAIIFALGIVFVFLVLSAQYESFADPLIILLAVPLALLGAIGALLTRHLFSDVFAQVGYVMLIGLASKNAILIVEFSNQLREQGVDTITAVMRAAETRLRPILMTSIAFVLGVTPLVFATGAGSGARNSLGTVVFGGMILSTILNLFITPVLYVLIAGLEDRLGFGRGKDVHAKEVGGPVSGGPTAPERVGV; this is encoded by the coding sequence GTGGTCGATTTTTTCCTGAGACGCCCGATCTTCGCGTCGGTCTTCTCGCTCGTAATCCTGCTGGTCGGACTCATCTCGATCCCGACGCTGCCGATCGCGCAGTTCCCGAACATCGCGCCGCCGACGATCACCGTCACGGCGGTGTACCAAGGCGCCAGCGCCGAAGCCGTCGAGTCGTCGGTGACGACGCCGCTCGAAGAGGCGATCAACGGCGTGCAGGGATTGCGCTACATCCAGTCGTCCTCCGGGAGCGACGGCACCTCGCAGATCACGGCGACGTTCAACCTCGACCGCAACCTGGACCAAGCCGCGAACGACGTGCAGAACGCGGTCAACCTCGCGCAAGGGCGGCTCCCGAACGAGGTCAAGCAGATCGGCGTCACCGTCTCGAAGAACGCCGGCACGTTCGTCGCGGCGCTCGGCGTGTATTCGAGCGACTCGCGCTGGGACGCGGCCTACCTGACGAACTTCCTCGAGACCAACGTCGTCAACGACCTCAAGCGGATCAGCGGCGTCTCCGACGTGTTCGTCTTCGGCGAGCGCAAGTACGCGATGCGGCTCTGGGTCGACCCCAAGCGGCTGGCCGACAACGGGCTGACCGCCGGCGACGTCGTCACCGCGCTGCAGGCGCAGAACGTGCAGGTCGCGGCCGGCGCGATCGGCGCGCCGCCGACGAACGGCCACCAGCCCTACGAGTACTCCGTTCGCGCGACCGGCCGGCTGCACGACTCGACGGAGTTCGCGAACATCATCCTGCGAACGAATCCCGACGGCGGCTACGTCAAGGTGAAGGACGTCGGACGCGTCGTGCTCGGCGCCGAGACGTACGCCGGCACGTTGTGGTTCGACGGCCAGAACTCGATCGGGCTCGGAATTCTGCAGCTCTCGACCGGAAACGCGCTGCAGGTCTCCCAGCAGGTCCGCACCACGATGGACCGGCTTTCGGAGAAGTTCCCGCCGGGCGTCCACTACAAGATCGCGTTCGACTCGGCCGACTTCGTCGCGGAGTCGATCAGGGAGGTCGTGATCACGCTGCTGATCGCGATCGGCCTCGTCGTGCTCGTGATCTTCCTGTTCCTGCAGGACTGGCGCACGACGCTGATCCCCGCGATGACGATCCCGGTCTCGCTGATCGGCACGTTCTTCCTGATGAAGCTGTTCGGGTTCTCGATCAACACGCTCACGCTGTTCGGGCTGACCCTGGCGACCGGGCTCGTCGTCGACGACGCGATCGTCGTCATCGAGAACATCGCGCGCTTCATTCAGGAAAAGGGAATGCCGCCGCTCGAGGGCGCGCGCGAGGCGATGAGCGAGATCACCGGCGCCGTGCTGGCCTCCTCGCTGGTGCTGCTGGCGGTCTTCGTCCCGGTGGCGTTCTTCCCGGGGACGACCGGCCAGCTCTACAAGCAGTTCGCGCTCACGATCGCGTGCTCGATCACGATCTCGCTGTTCTGCGCGCTGACGCTCACGCCGGTGCTCTCCTCGCTGCTGCTCGGCCGCACGGTGCGCACGCAGCGCGGGTTCTTCCGGCCGGTGAACGCCGCGATCGGCGGGATCAGGAGCGGGTATCACCACGCGCTGCCGTGGATCATGCGCCGCCGCGGGCTCACGCTGGCCGTGTTCGCGGTGCTGCTGGCGGCGACGGGCTACCTTTACGTCACGACGCCGACCGGCTTCGTCCCCGACGAAGACCAAGGCTTCGCGATCATCACCGCGCAGCTTCCGGAAGGCTCCTCGATCGACCAGACGCACGTGGTGCAGAAAGACATCGAGCAGGTCCTCAAGCAGCAGCCGGAGATCACCGACGTCTTCGACGTCGCGGGGTTCAGCTTCACCGGCTCAGGCTCGAACAAGATCACGATGTTCATCCGCCTTGCGCCGTGGTCGGAGCGGCGCGGCACGGACCACACGGTCGCCGCCGTCCTGCAGCGCGTGAACATTCATCTGTTCAGCGACTTCAAGTTCCGGCACCCCGACGCGTTCGCGGCGGCGTTCCAGCCCCCGTCGGTACCCGGACTCGGGTTCCAGGCCGGCTTCTTCTACGAGCTGGAGGATCGCGCGAACCAGGGCATCCCGGCCCTGGAGCAGACCGCGAAAAACTACCTCATCTACCCCTCGTACGCACCCAACTCGCCGGTCGCGAACGTCTTCACGACGTTCCGCACCGACAAGCCGACGCTCCTCACCGACGTCGACCGCGCCAAGGCGCTCTCGCTCGGCGTCTCGCTGCCCTCGCTGTTCAACACGATGCAGGTCTACCTGGGCTCGGTCTACGTCAACGACTTCGACCTGAACGGCAAGTCGTACCGCGTCTACGTGCAGGCCGACACGCCCTATCGCGCGCTGGTCTCCGACCTCAACAAGATCTACGTGAAGAGCTCGACGCCGCCGCTCGTCAACGGGCAGCCCGTCGAGACGCCGCCGATCCCGCTCACCGCGCTGGTCAACGTGAGCGAGACGAAAGCGCCGCCGGTGATCACCCACTTCAACCTGTACCGTTCGATCGAGATCAACGGCGGCGCGAAGCCGGGCCACGGCACCGGCGAGGGCATCGCGTTCATGGACAACTTGGCTTCGCGTCTCCCGCCGGGATACGCGACGGAGTGGAGCGGGATCTCGCGCGAGCAGGTCGAGGGCGGCGCGCAGGCCGCGATCATCTTCGCGCTCGGGATCGTGTTCGTGTTCCTCGTCCTCTCGGCGCAGTACGAGTCGTTCGCCGACCCGCTGATCATCTTGCTCGCGGTTCCGCTCGCGCTGCTCGGCGCCATCGGCGCGCTGCTCACCCGGCATCTGTTCTCCGACGTGTTCGCGCAGGTCGGCTACGTGATGCTGATCGGCCTGGCCTCGAAGAACGCGATTTTGATCGTGGAGTTCTCGAACCAGCTCAGGGAACAAGGGGTCGACACGATCACGGCGGTGATGCGCGCCGCCGAGACGCGGCTGCGGCCGATCCTGATGACGTCGATCGCGTTCGTGCTCGGCGTGACGCCGCTGGTGTTCGCGACCGGCGCCGGGAGCGGAGCGCGCAACTCGCTCGGGACCGTCGTATTCGGCGGGATGATCCTCTCGACGATCCTGAACCTGTTCATCACCCCGGTGCTGTACGTGCTGATCGCCGGCCTCGAAGACCGCCTCGGCTTCGGCCGCGGCAAAGACGTCCACGCAAAGGAAGTCGGCGGCCCGGTTTCCGGAGGTCCGACCGCGCCCGAGCGGGTCGGAGTCTAG
- a CDS encoding gluconolaconase → MDARTHAVNPSIRPEMVAEFPDHWPSGIAPARDGRLFLSFPRLDPTRAPINLGELVGGTLVPYPDELVNTIEPTDARHRFVNVHGIALGPGGRLLALDTGARSLEQCDPDAAKLYVIDLDRNAILHGIGFPHEVCLPTSYLNDLVIDYARGKAGYAYITDSGAKGPNGIVVVDLDSGKSWRRLSGHPSVRATQRPGFGVATESGLITGTVGSDGIALSPDGRTLWWTPLISYDLYSIDTDILVAPHVGDDEAARHVVRHDARDFASDGLDCDREGRVYFTDVTHGTLQRLIPAENRYEKLLHGERYFVWPDAVKLGPDRIVYVTDTQVNRMPSFQNGQDLRQPPYRLYRAAIDADPAQY, encoded by the coding sequence ATGGACGCTCGCACGCACGCGGTCAACCCCTCCATACGCCCCGAGATGGTCGCGGAGTTCCCGGACCACTGGCCGTCCGGGATCGCGCCTGCGCGCGACGGCCGGCTGTTCCTCAGCTTTCCGCGGCTCGATCCGACGCGCGCGCCGATCAATCTCGGCGAGCTGGTCGGCGGCACGCTCGTACCGTATCCCGACGAGCTCGTCAACACGATCGAACCCACCGATGCGCGGCACCGCTTCGTAAACGTCCACGGCATCGCGCTCGGCCCGGGCGGCCGGCTTCTCGCGCTCGACACCGGCGCGCGCTCGCTCGAGCAGTGCGACCCGGACGCGGCGAAGCTGTACGTCATCGATCTCGACCGCAACGCGATTCTGCACGGGATCGGCTTCCCGCACGAGGTCTGCCTGCCGACGAGCTATCTGAACGATCTGGTGATCGACTACGCGCGCGGGAAGGCCGGCTACGCGTACATCACCGACTCCGGCGCGAAGGGCCCGAACGGGATCGTCGTCGTCGACCTCGACTCGGGCAAATCGTGGCGCCGTTTGAGCGGACACCCGAGCGTGCGCGCGACGCAGCGCCCCGGGTTCGGCGTAGCGACGGAGAGTGGGCTCATCACCGGGACCGTCGGCAGCGATGGGATCGCGCTCTCACCCGATGGCCGCACGCTGTGGTGGACGCCGCTGATCTCGTACGATCTGTATTCGATCGACACCGACATCCTCGTCGCCCCGCACGTCGGCGACGACGAAGCGGCGCGCCACGTCGTGCGACACGACGCGCGCGACTTCGCGAGCGACGGCCTCGACTGCGACCGCGAGGGCCGCGTCTACTTCACGGACGTCACGCACGGCACGCTGCAACGACTGATCCCGGCGGAGAACCGCTACGAGAAGCTCCTCCACGGCGAGCGTTACTTCGTCTGGCCCGACGCCGTGAAGCTCGGTCCCGACCGCATCGTCTACGTCACCGACACGCAAGTGAACCGCATGCCGAGTTTCCAGAACGGCCAAGATCTCCGCCAACCGCCCTACCGCCTCTACCGCGCCGCAATTGACGCCGACCCGGCCCAGTACTGA
- a CDS encoding FAD-dependent oxidoreductase, translating to MAQERTKPVDVAVVGAGVSGLYGAWRLKEAHPDWRIVVYESSDYRTGGRLMSAIPPEMPHVPAELGGMRFLNTQPIVAALAKHLKLTILDFPVSEANNIAYLRGRWLRRSDLTDPAKVPYALGTQERGQPIGAIMEAAMETIVPGITAPSLTPQQRRELAQATTFLGRPLYEWGFWNVLARVMSFEAYQFVADASGYDTTVSNWNAADAIPWFLEDFGTNVKYVFPTTGMQSFPHGIEASFKTIQGEVLLNHTVTSVSRQGEKLRLHFNARDYVDADRVILAMPRRSLELIDLDAAFGAAMPRVRVLIESVSPQPLFKLFACYRVPWWRHALLNVKQGQTTTDVPIRQTYYFRTEGEQPGADPKNTNSLLMATYDDGRNIRYWIGFLREAERAERFADGAAGQGDEQWQRNRPTPAMVEEIHRLVAQVHGLAPDAVPKPYAAAFYDWGTDPFGGGYNLWKIHARSADVAREIVQPDAALPLYVCGEAYSHAQGWVEGALETAEDMLQRCFGLGPPSWLHPSRTAQKGETTTESATLRF from the coding sequence GTGGCGCAGGAACGCACGAAGCCGGTCGACGTCGCGGTTGTGGGCGCCGGCGTGTCCGGACTGTATGGCGCGTGGCGGCTCAAAGAGGCGCATCCGGATTGGCGGATCGTCGTCTACGAGTCGAGCGACTATCGGACGGGCGGACGGCTCATGTCCGCGATCCCGCCCGAGATGCCCCACGTCCCGGCGGAACTGGGCGGGATGCGTTTTCTCAACACGCAGCCGATCGTCGCAGCGCTCGCGAAACATCTGAAGCTGACGATCCTCGACTTTCCGGTCAGCGAAGCGAACAACATCGCGTACCTTCGCGGGCGCTGGCTGCGACGCTCTGATCTGACCGATCCCGCGAAGGTGCCGTACGCGCTCGGGACGCAGGAACGCGGGCAGCCGATCGGCGCGATCATGGAAGCCGCGATGGAGACCATCGTCCCGGGCATAACGGCACCGAGTCTGACGCCGCAGCAGCGCCGGGAGCTCGCCCAGGCGACGACGTTCCTCGGGCGCCCGCTCTACGAGTGGGGCTTCTGGAACGTGCTGGCGCGCGTGATGTCGTTCGAAGCGTACCAGTTCGTCGCCGACGCGAGCGGCTACGACACGACCGTGAGCAACTGGAACGCCGCCGACGCGATCCCGTGGTTCCTCGAAGACTTCGGCACCAACGTCAAGTACGTGTTCCCGACGACGGGGATGCAGTCGTTTCCGCACGGAATCGAAGCGAGCTTCAAAACGATCCAGGGCGAGGTGCTGTTGAACCACACCGTCACCTCGGTCTCGCGGCAGGGCGAGAAGCTCAGGCTTCACTTCAACGCGCGAGACTACGTCGACGCGGACCGTGTCATCCTCGCGATGCCCCGCCGTTCGCTGGAGCTCATCGATCTCGACGCGGCGTTCGGCGCCGCGATGCCGCGCGTGCGGGTGCTGATCGAGTCGGTCTCACCGCAGCCGCTCTTCAAGCTCTTCGCGTGCTATCGGGTGCCGTGGTGGCGGCACGCGCTGCTCAACGTCAAGCAGGGACAGACGACGACCGACGTCCCGATCCGCCAAACGTATTACTTCCGAACCGAAGGCGAACAGCCCGGCGCCGATCCCAAGAACACGAACTCGCTGCTGATGGCGACGTACGACGACGGGCGCAACATCAGGTACTGGATCGGCTTCCTGCGTGAAGCCGAGCGCGCCGAGCGATTCGCCGACGGAGCCGCCGGCCAAGGCGACGAGCAATGGCAGCGGAACCGTCCCACCCCCGCGATGGTCGAAGAGATTCACCGCCTCGTCGCGCAGGTGCACGGGCTCGCGCCGGACGCGGTTCCGAAACCGTACGCGGCCGCGTTTTACGACTGGGGGACCGATCCGTTCGGCGGCGGCTACAACCTCTGGAAGATCCACGCGCGCAGCGCGGACGTCGCACGCGAGATCGTCCAGCCCGATGCGGCGCTCCCGCTGTACGTCTGCGGCGAGGCTTACTCGCACGCGCAAGGCTGGGTCGAAGGCGCGCTCGAGACCGCCGAGGACATGCTGCAGCGCTGCTTCGGGCTCGGGCCGCCGAGCTGGCTGCATCCCAGCCGTACCGCGCAGAAGGGCGAGACGACGACCGAGTCGGCGACGCTGCGCTTTTGA
- the glgP gene encoding alpha-glucan family phosphorylase, producing the protein MTEPHVAYVSMEIAVASGVATYSGGLGVLAGDVVRAAADAGYPMAGVTLLYREGYFRQHLDPSGGQHEEPQSWRPETLLEQLPAVVTLPISGRPVNVSVWRYDVAGVDGHHVPVYFLDTDRSDNDDAARSLTRALYGGDARYRLEQEALLGLGTVAVLQALGHERISTYHMNEGHSALLVLALLERLRATAHGLPAHDDLARVREHCVFTTHTPVPAGHDCFGLDLAQDVLGAERVATLRALDLADHDVLNMTHLALRASRFTNAVAMKHGEVSRAMFPHAEIRSITNGVHAGRWVSPPFADLFDRSLPGWRRDNWALRQALGIPLEQIAGAHAAAKQALVERVAHATGKLLDPNRFTLGLARRATAYKRNDLILRDAERLARIARRCGGIQIVFGGKAHPRDWDGKGMIQHIVGSAPALAGSVDIVYVEDYDMSWGATLTSGADLWLNTPRPPNEASGTSGMKAAMNGVPSLSVMDGWWIEGAIEGVTGWSIDAETGADDALTADALYNLLEHTILPLYAKDRDRYLAVMRGAIAFNASHFNAQRMLAQYAIDAYASPAVLDAPEADEQRLAG; encoded by the coding sequence ATGACCGAACCTCACGTCGCCTATGTGTCGATGGAGATTGCCGTTGCGTCGGGCGTTGCGACGTACAGCGGCGGCCTCGGCGTGCTCGCCGGCGACGTGGTCCGCGCCGCCGCCGACGCCGGCTATCCGATGGCCGGCGTGACGCTGCTCTACCGCGAAGGCTACTTCCGCCAGCACCTCGATCCGTCGGGCGGCCAGCACGAAGAGCCGCAGAGCTGGCGCCCCGAGACGCTGCTCGAGCAGCTTCCGGCCGTCGTCACGCTGCCGATCTCGGGGCGGCCGGTGAACGTGAGCGTGTGGCGTTACGACGTGGCGGGTGTCGACGGCCACCACGTTCCGGTGTACTTCTTGGACACGGACCGCTCCGACAACGACGACGCCGCGCGCTCGCTGACGCGCGCGCTCTACGGCGGCGACGCGCGCTACCGGCTGGAGCAGGAAGCGCTGCTCGGGCTCGGCACCGTGGCGGTGCTGCAGGCGCTCGGCCACGAGCGCATCAGCACCTACCACATGAACGAGGGGCATTCGGCGCTGCTCGTTCTCGCGCTGCTCGAGCGCCTCCGCGCGACGGCGCACGGCTTGCCGGCGCACGACGATCTCGCGCGCGTGCGCGAGCACTGCGTCTTCACCACGCACACCCCCGTGCCGGCCGGCCACGACTGCTTCGGCTTGGACCTCGCGCAGGACGTGCTCGGCGCGGAGCGCGTCGCGACGCTGCGCGCGCTCGACCTCGCCGACCACGACGTGCTGAACATGACGCACCTCGCGCTGCGCGCGTCGCGCTTCACCAACGCGGTCGCGATGAAGCACGGCGAGGTCTCGCGCGCGATGTTCCCGCACGCCGAGATCCGTTCGATCACGAACGGCGTCCACGCCGGAAGGTGGGTCTCGCCGCCGTTCGCGGACTTGTTCGACCGCTCTCTGCCGGGCTGGCGGCGCGACAACTGGGCGCTGCGCCAGGCGCTCGGGATCCCGCTCGAGCAGATCGCCGGCGCGCACGCGGCTGCGAAGCAGGCGCTGGTCGAGCGCGTCGCGCACGCGACCGGCAAGCTGCTCGACCCGAACCGGTTCACGCTCGGGCTCGCGCGCCGCGCGACCGCGTACAAGCGCAACGATCTCATCCTCCGCGACGCCGAGCGGCTGGCCCGCATCGCGCGCCGCTGCGGCGGCATTCAGATCGTCTTCGGCGGCAAGGCACATCCGCGCGACTGGGACGGCAAGGGGATGATCCAGCACATCGTCGGGAGCGCGCCCGCGCTCGCCGGCTCCGTCGACATCGTCTACGTCGAAGACTACGACATGAGCTGGGGCGCGACGCTCACCTCCGGCGCCGACCTGTGGCTCAACACGCCGCGCCCGCCGAACGAAGCCTCGGGCACGAGCGGGATGAAAGCCGCCATGAACGGCGTCCCGAGCCTTTCGGTGATGGACGGCTGGTGGATCGAAGGCGCGATCGAGGGCGTCACCGGCTGGTCGATCGACGCCGAAACCGGCGCCGACGACGCGCTCACCGCCGACGCGCTCTACAATCTGCTGGAGCACACGATTCTGCCGCTCTACGCGAAAGACCGCGACCGCTACCTCGCAGTGATGCGCGGCGCGATCGCGTTCAACGCGAGCCACTTCAACGCGCAGCGCATGCTCGCCCAATACGCGATCGACGCCTACGCCTCACCGGCCGTCCTCGACGCACCGGAGGCGGACGAACAGCGCTTGGCCGGATAA
- a CDS encoding asparaginase: MFWELAGVPAVAVRRGARVESLHQVAACAAGVDGEIVLKLGTVETPVFLRSSAKPFIAAASVREGVLERFGFGERELAVMCASHNGEPGHVELVASMLERIGAREADLACGAHPPSYEPAAAALAARGERPTQLHNNCSGKHAGILALAKSIGAPFEGYLEPSHPAQRLILAMCERVSDDVFEGDKLAVDGCGIPVYATTLRKAAVSFARLATLRGVDDADASALARVGAAMAAEPWYVGGTGRFDTDLMRASRGRIVCKAGAEGVHCDALLDAGLGVALKVLDGTRRATPPATLAVLDALHALEPGVREALRQHAVVPVKNVGGRVVGEVAALEGFVSKAAAAG, translated from the coding sequence ATGTTTTGGGAGTTGGCCGGCGTCCCGGCCGTCGCGGTGCGGCGCGGCGCGCGCGTCGAATCGCTTCACCAGGTGGCCGCTTGCGCCGCCGGCGTCGACGGGGAGATCGTCCTCAAGCTCGGCACCGTCGAGACACCGGTTTTCCTGCGCTCGTCGGCCAAGCCGTTCATCGCGGCGGCGTCGGTGCGCGAAGGCGTGCTGGAGCGCTTCGGCTTCGGCGAGCGCGAGCTGGCGGTGATGTGCGCCTCGCACAACGGCGAGCCGGGCCACGTCGAGCTGGTCGCCTCGATGCTGGAGCGGATCGGGGCGCGCGAAGCCGACCTCGCCTGCGGAGCGCACCCGCCTTCGTACGAGCCGGCCGCGGCGGCGCTCGCGGCGCGCGGCGAGCGGCCCACGCAGCTGCACAACAACTGCAGCGGAAAGCACGCCGGGATCCTCGCGCTGGCGAAGTCGATCGGCGCGCCGTTCGAAGGCTATCTCGAGCCGTCGCACCCGGCGCAGCGGCTGATCCTCGCAATGTGCGAGCGCGTCAGCGACGACGTCTTCGAGGGTGACAAGCTCGCCGTCGACGGCTGCGGGATCCCGGTCTACGCGACGACGCTGCGCAAGGCGGCGGTCTCGTTCGCGCGGCTCGCGACGCTGCGCGGGGTCGACGACGCCGACGCGAGCGCGCTCGCGCGCGTCGGCGCCGCGATGGCGGCAGAACCCTGGTACGTCGGCGGGACCGGGCGCTTCGACACCGACCTGATGCGCGCGAGCCGCGGGCGGATCGTGTGCAAAGCAGGCGCCGAAGGCGTGCACTGCGACGCGCTGCTCGACGCGGGCCTGGGCGTCGCGCTCAAGGTGCTCGACGGGACGCGCCGCGCAACGCCGCCGGCGACGCTCGCCGTCCTCGATGCGCTGCATGCGCTGGAACCCGGGGTGCGCGAAGCGCTGCGGCAGCATGCTGTGGTGCCGGTCAAGAACGTGGGCGGCCGCGTCGTCGGCGAGGTTGCGGCGCTCGAGGGCTTCGTGTCGAAGGCCGCCGCCGCGGGCTGA
- a CDS encoding homocysteine S-methyltransferase family protein, producing the protein MSGYLSALRERVLLFDGAMGTQLMALHLTDADFGGSSHHGCNEALVLTRPDVIEQIHRDYFAAGADVVETDSFTASRLKLDEYGLGEKTHEINLVSAQLARRAADAYATPERPRFVAGSLGPTGMLISSSDPALSKISFDELADLYEEQSAALIEGGVDLLLLETSQDLLEMKAAIAGITRAFAKGVRRVPIQAQATLDVTGRMLLGTDITAVRATLDALPIDVIGLNCSTGPEHMRDPIRFLTESSRCFVS; encoded by the coding sequence ATGTCCGGCTACCTCTCGGCGCTCCGCGAGCGCGTTCTGCTCTTCGACGGCGCGATGGGGACGCAGCTCATGGCGCTGCACCTCACCGACGCAGACTTCGGCGGCTCCTCCCACCACGGGTGCAACGAAGCGCTCGTCCTGACCCGGCCCGACGTGATCGAGCAGATCCACCGCGACTACTTCGCGGCCGGCGCGGACGTGGTCGAAACCGACTCGTTCACCGCCTCGCGCCTGAAGCTCGACGAGTACGGCCTGGGCGAAAAAACGCACGAGATCAATCTCGTCTCGGCGCAGCTCGCCCGGCGCGCCGCCGACGCGTACGCGACCCCCGAGCGGCCGCGGTTCGTGGCCGGCTCGCTGGGGCCGACCGGGATGCTGATCTCGTCGTCCGATCCGGCGCTCTCGAAGATCAGCTTCGACGAGCTGGCGGATTTGTACGAAGAGCAGTCGGCCGCGCTGATCGAGGGCGGCGTCGACCTGCTGCTGCTCGAGACCAGCCAGGATCTGCTCGAGATGAAGGCGGCGATCGCCGGCATCACGCGCGCGTTCGCGAAGGGCGTGCGGCGCGTCCCGATCCAGGCGCAGGCGACGCTCGACGTGACGGGCCGCATGCTGCTCGGCACCGACATCACCGCCGTGCGCGCGACGCTCGACGCGCTGCCGATCGACGTGATCGGCCTGAACTGCTCGACCGGCCCCGAGCACATGCGCGATCCTATCCGGTTCCTCACCGAGAGCTCGCGCTGCTTCGTGAGCG
- a CDS encoding Fic family protein has translation MDRIGQTAGRLGALAALVREAPPSAALREAFAALRLEEIVGSAQLAGARLDRTEVRALLDRGRALGGHRFEDYLIVRGYADAAGWAAQQGTRRSPVTTEDLRTLHRLAVRGISDDAGAWRTKTLPPLADGTVPPPHWLVPFETETYVGRLALDADAPAPLALARAVARLVRLQPFPNANGRVARLTANLLAYRRGFPPIVLDARTRRRYAAALRSALAGDAMPLARVIGDAMARGLERLRDAIEPADELRPLASFAGKGGTDRLYKAAQRGRLRVVRRDGRLYTTAPWVGAYAAQPSSESA, from the coding sequence ATGGACCGAATTGGACAGACCGCGGGTCGCCTCGGTGCGCTCGCTGCGCTCGTCCGGGAGGCCCCGCCGTCGGCGGCGCTGCGCGAGGCCTTTGCTGCGCTGCGGCTCGAGGAGATCGTCGGGTCGGCGCAGCTCGCCGGGGCCCGACTGGACCGCACCGAGGTGCGCGCGCTGCTGGACCGGGGCCGCGCGCTGGGCGGCCACCGATTCGAGGACTACCTGATCGTACGCGGCTATGCCGACGCCGCCGGCTGGGCGGCGCAGCAAGGGACGCGCCGCAGCCCGGTGACGACCGAGGACCTGCGGACGCTGCACCGGCTCGCCGTCCGCGGGATCAGCGACGACGCCGGCGCGTGGCGGACGAAGACGCTCCCGCCGCTCGCCGACGGGACGGTCCCGCCGCCGCACTGGCTCGTCCCCTTCGAGACCGAAACCTACGTGGGCCGGCTCGCGCTCGACGCCGACGCGCCGGCGCCGCTCGCGCTCGCCCGCGCCGTCGCGCGGCTGGTCCGGCTCCAGCCGTTCCCGAACGCGAACGGCCGCGTCGCGCGGCTGACGGCGAACCTGCTGGCCTACCGCCGCGGCTTTCCGCCGATCGTCCTCGACGCGCGGACGCGCCGGCGCTACGCGGCGGCCTTGCGTTCCGCGCTCGCCGGTGACGCGATGCCGCTCGCGCGCGTTATCGGGGATGCGATGGCACGCGGGCTCGAGCGCCTCCGGGACGCGATCGAACCGGCCGACGAGCTGCGGCCGCTCGCGTCGTTCGCCGGGAAGGGCGGTACTGACCGCCTCTACAAAGCCGCCCAGCGGGGGCGGCTCCGAGTGGTGCGCCGCGACGGGCGGCTCTACACGACCGCGCCGTGGGTAGGCGCCTACGCTGCTCAGCCCTCATCCGAGTCCGCGTGA